The following DNA comes from Streptomyces sp. Ag109_O5-10.
GACCGGGTACCTCCATGTCGTAGTGGCCGTCCGAGTCGCTGTGCCAGACGTCCACCGCCGCGTCGGCCACCGGTGCCCCGTCGTGGTCCACGACCAGTCCCTCGAAGAACAGCGGGGTACCGGGCAGCCCGCCGGAGATGTCGGCGGATGCGGCCTGCTGGGGCCTGTCCTCCCTGAAGTACGGGCCCAGCACGCTGTTCTCCGTGGCCTCGCCGGAGCGTCGGTTGGTCAGGTTGTCGACCAGCATGGTGACGCCTAGCACGTCGGACAGCAGGATGAACTCCTGCCGTGTTGGGGTGCACGTCTGCCCGGTGCGCGTCAGGAAGTCCACTGCCCGGGCCCACTCGTCCTCCGTCAGGCCGACGTCGCGGACGAAAGCGTGCAGGTGCCGCACCACTGACTCCAGGATCTCGGCCACGCGGGGGTCCTTGGTCTCCCGCATGGCCGAGATCACGGCCTCGGTGATGGTGTCGCTGGTCAGATCACGCATGACGCGCTCCCGTGATGGTTGAGTTGTGGGTCGCGGACTCGCTCGGGCGAGGTCCGTCGCCGGGTGGGGTGCGCGGCCGCCGCCCTGCCCAGGCATCGGTCAGGAGGGCGTGCACCGAGGCCCGTTCGACCGGCCGCGGGTTCCAGTAGCCGTCGCGCACGATGAGTTCGGCCGCCTGCTCGATGCCCGACTCCGGCATGCCGAGGTCCCGCAGTGCCCCGGGGGCGCCGAGCCGTCGCGCGAAGTCGAAGAGACCGCTCGCCGCGTCGGGCGCCGACAGCGCACCCGCGATGCGTGCCATGGCCTCGGGGGCCGCCGCCGCGTTGTGGGCGACCACGTGCGGCAGGACGACCGCGTGGGTCTCGGCGTGCGCGAGCCCGAACGTGCCGCCCAGCACATGGCACACCTTGTGGTGCAGGGCCATGCCCACCGTGCCCAGGCACGTGCCCGCCAGCCACGCCCCGTACAGGGCATCGGCCCGCGCCTCGCCGTCGTCCGGACGCTGCGCGACGACCGGGAGGGACCGGGTGAGGGATTCGAGCGCCTCACCGGCCATCAGGAAGGCGAGCGGATCCCGGTCCTGTGCGTAGAGGGCCTCCACGGCGTGCGCCATCGCGTTGATGCCGCTGACCACCGACGCCGCCGCGGGAAACGTGAGCGTCAGGTCGACGTCGTAGACCACGGTCCTCGGCAGCACTTGCGGCAGCCGGCGGGTCGTCTTCCGGTGCCCCTCGGTCTCGCCGAGGATCGGTGTCATCTCCGAGCCGGCGTAGGTGGTGGGCAGCGCCAGCTGCGGCATCCCGGTCCGCAGGGCGATCGCCTTGCCGAGGCCGATGGTCGAGCCACCGCCGACGGCGAGGACCGAGTCCGCTCCCACCGTCCGGGCATAGGCGACCGCGTTCTCCGTGACCTCGACGGGAGTGTGCGGAGCGGCTTCCGTGAAGGTGCCCACCGCGGCCCCGCCCAGGACGTCGTGCACCTCCGCCGCCTGGCCCACCTGACCGGGTGCGCTCAGGACGAGCACCCGACGGCATCCGAGAGCGTCGGCCTCCTCGGGGATACGGCTGCGCGTACCGCTGCCGAAGACCACCTTGGTGATCTGCCCCCGATGCACGAATGTCTTCATGAATTTCCCCAGTCCCGCCGTCTGCGTGGAAGCAAGACTCTCGGCGGCCCGGACGACCGGGGTCAACGGAATCCGCTGGGGATAACCGGTGCCGGCGGTGAAATACCTTGTTCGTGGGACTGGCTCCGCGCCCGGGGCCTCCGGCTCTCGACGGACATCACTCGTCTGCGCGATGCGGTGGGTGTCCACGGGCTGGACCGTGGATCCGGACCTCTGTCAGGCGGATGTGCCGGTCGAGGTCACCGGAACGGCGTCCGACGGGTCCGCACTCACGAGCGACGAGGGTTCAGGCCAAGGGGTGCCGAACCGGGAATACAAGGGTCAGCAGCACACGGAGCGCCTCGCCATCGGCAGCTGCGGAGGGCTCAGGGAGACTCGTGCCGTGACCACCACCGATGATGTCGCCCGCCAGACCCTGCTCTGCCGCGGCTTTGCCCTGGAGTACGCCACCCTCGCCTGGAATGTGATCGGCATCGTGGTGCTCGCCGTAGCCGCGATCACGGCCAGGTCGGTGGCCCTGGCCGGGTTCGGCCTCGACTCCCTGATCGAGATCGGGGCCTCCACCGCGGTCATCTGGGAGCTGTCAGGAAGCGGTGAGGGCCGGCAGAGGCGGGCGCTGAAGCTGATCGGGATCGGCTTCGCCCTCCTCGCCGCCTATCTCCTGGTCCAGTCGACGTGGGTGCTGGCCGCCGGCTTCCGCCCGCACCACTCGCCCCTGGGTATCGCCTGGACCGCCATCACCGCAGCGTTGATGTTCACCCTCGCGGCGGGCAAGGCCCGCACCGGGGCCGCGTTGGACAACCCAGTGCTGAGGGCCGAGGGCCGGGTCACCCTGATCGATGGCTTGCTCGCAGCTGCCGTCCTGGCCGGCCTCGCCCTCAACTCACTTGCCGGCTGGTGGTGGGCGGACCCGCTCGCCGGCTACGTCCTCGTGTACTACGCGATCCGCGAGGTGAAGGAGATTTTCTTCGGCAAGCACTGACCGGGCTGCGCGCTGTCGATTCTCGTGAACATCGAACACCTCACGGCCAGGGTGCCTCCCGATTCGGTGAACAAGTGCTGCCCGTTCCCGTGACCAAAGCCACCCGCGGGACGGCGGACCTCATGTTCCCCTGGCCGGTCGTGACGGAGTTCCTGCAACGCACCGATGGGGTGGTGTCACCCGGCACCGAGGACGTACATGTCGACCTGGATGCCCAACTGATGCGTCTTCTCGCCGAGCACTGACCCACACCCACGATCGATCGATCGATCATCGATCGCAGCGATCACGGGACAGGAGCCCACGCTGTTGACCGTGCTGTCGCCGATCTTCGCTCTGCTCGCGGCGGCAACCAACGCACTGGGGACCGTGATGCAGCGCCGGGCCGCCACCGTTGTCCCGCAGTCCAGCGGTCTGCGCACCGGCCTGATGTGGGACCTGCTGCGCACACCGGTCTGACTGCTCGGCACAGGTGGGGTCACCCTCTCGGCGATCTTCCAGGGCGCCGCGCTGGCCACCGGCGCCCTGGCGGTCGTACAGCCGCTCTTCATGATGCAGTTGCCATTCGTGCTGCTGCTCGCGAGCATCGTCTTCGGGCGCCCGTCGCCCCGGGCCGGCTGGGTGCCCGTCGGCAGCATCGGGGGCGGCCTGGGCCTGGCGTTGTTCGCGGCCGCGCCGACCGGTGGCACTCCCGGGATCCCCGCGGCTCGGTGGACAGCGGCGCTGACCTGCTGCCTGCTCGCCGT
Coding sequences within:
- a CDS encoding dioxygenase, which codes for MRDLTSDTITEAVISAMRETKDPRVAEILESVVRHLHAFVRDVGLTEDEWARAVDFLTRTGQTCTPTRQEFILLSDVLGVTMLVDNLTNRRSGEATENSVLGPYFREDRPQQAASADISGGLPGTPLFFEGLVVDHDGAPVADAAVDVWHSDSDGHYDMEVPGLDEPAMRALFRTDDAGHFGFRSIRPSSYPIPGDGPVGELMSATGRSLMRPAHVHLLIEAPGFQRVTTMLFPSDDPYLDTDPVFGVRESLVERYDTYAAGTGPRGGATEAPYTLLRRTFVLEPHVTG
- a CDS encoding maleylacetate reductase, giving the protein MKTFVHRGQITKVVFGSGTRSRIPEEADALGCRRVLVLSAPGQVGQAAEVHDVLGGAAVGTFTEAAPHTPVEVTENAVAYARTVGADSVLAVGGGSTIGLGKAIALRTGMPQLALPTTYAGSEMTPILGETEGHRKTTRRLPQVLPRTVVYDVDLTLTFPAAASVVSGINAMAHAVEALYAQDRDPLAFLMAGEALESLTRSLPVVAQRPDDGEARADALYGAWLAGTCLGTVGMALHHKVCHVLGGTFGLAHAETHAVVLPHVVAHNAAAAPEAMARIAGALSAPDAASGLFDFARRLGAPGALRDLGMPESGIEQAAELIVRDGYWNPRPVERASVHALLTDAWAGRRPRTPPGDGPRPSESATHNSTITGARHA
- a CDS encoding cation transporter, which translates into the protein MTTTDDVARQTLLCRGFALEYATLAWNVIGIVVLAVAAITARSVALAGFGLDSLIEIGASTAVIWELSGSGEGRQRRALKLIGIGFALLAAYLLVQSTWVLAAGFRPHHSPLGIAWTAITAALMFTLAAGKARTGAALDNPVLRAEGRVTLIDGLLAAAVLAGLALNSLAGWWWADPLAGYVLVYYAIREVKEIFFGKH